The following proteins are encoded in a genomic region of Blastopirellula marina:
- a CDS encoding histidine phosphatase family protein produces the protein MLRIVLVRPGQTEYDHQGRIRSRLAVPLTDEGTRQASEMVHQLRELDFKAIYCGPCQACAQTAEAFATSLGMKVRQMDSLANLNAGLWQGKLITEVKQNQPTVYRLWQENPEAVCPPQGETLGEVRLRVQNALDKIWKKHQKGDGNVIVVAPEPLASIIRSEILQTEFGNLWEAERRCGWWELIQYEKNAVVSKV, from the coding sequence ATGCTACGCATTGTGCTTGTACGACCCGGGCAGACAGAATACGACCATCAAGGTCGTATCCGCAGTCGATTGGCGGTTCCTCTAACGGACGAAGGAACACGTCAAGCCTCGGAAATGGTACATCAACTCCGTGAACTCGACTTCAAAGCGATCTACTGCGGCCCATGCCAGGCATGTGCTCAAACGGCCGAAGCTTTTGCCACCTCACTGGGGATGAAGGTCCGCCAGATGGATTCGCTGGCCAATCTGAATGCCGGTTTGTGGCAGGGAAAGCTAATCACCGAGGTCAAGCAAAACCAACCAACCGTCTATCGCCTATGGCAAGAAAACCCAGAGGCGGTCTGCCCCCCCCAAGGGGAGACGTTAGGCGAGGTACGGTTGCGTGTGCAGAACGCCCTAGACAAGATATGGAAAAAGCATCAAAAAGGTGACGGCAATGTGATTGTGGTCGCCCCTGAACCTCTGGCATCCATCATTCGCAGCGAGATCTTGCAAACCGAATTCGGGAACTTGTGGGAAGCTGAACGTCGATGTGGATGGTGGGAACTCATCCAGTATGAAAAAAACGCCGTCGTCTCCAAAGTCTAA
- the rpe gene encoding ribulose-phosphate 3-epimerase, whose product MSRRSHLARLRQQSPLILPSVLSCDYSDMRGEVQKLEAAGVQALHLDVMDGNFVPNLTYGMPIVAAFRKLTELPLDVHLMIENPGRYVRQFYEAGADIITIHEEAAGDETARILQEIKELGAGAGVAINPDIPVERVMPFLEIADLILIMSVNAGFGGQKFNPVALEKLEALRKAGPKDLLLEVDGGVNLETVQACTEAGADLLVIGSAIFNQSDYSAAIDELYRTAHVST is encoded by the coding sequence ATGTCTCGTCGTTCGCATCTTGCGCGACTCCGCCAACAGTCACCGCTTATTCTCCCCTCCGTGCTATCGTGCGACTACAGCGATATGCGGGGAGAAGTACAGAAGTTGGAAGCTGCTGGCGTGCAAGCACTCCATTTGGACGTGATGGACGGAAACTTCGTCCCCAATTTGACTTACGGAATGCCGATTGTTGCCGCGTTTCGCAAGCTTACGGAACTTCCCCTCGATGTCCATTTGATGATCGAGAATCCAGGCCGATACGTCCGACAGTTCTATGAGGCGGGCGCGGATATCATTACCATCCACGAGGAAGCGGCAGGGGATGAGACCGCAAGGATTCTGCAAGAAATCAAGGAGCTCGGTGCCGGCGCTGGCGTTGCTATCAACCCGGACATTCCAGTTGAGCGTGTGATGCCTTTCCTGGAAATCGCAGACTTGATACTCATTATGAGTGTGAATGCAGGCTTCGGCGGACAGAAGTTCAACCCGGTAGCACTCGAGAAGCTTGAGGCTCTGCGTAAGGCAGGCCCCAAGGACCTTCTTTTGGAAGTAGACGGGGGCGTGAACTTGGAAACAGTTCAGGCTTGCACGGAAGCGGGAGCAGATCTCCTGGTAATAGGATCAGCGATTTTCAATCAATCGGACTACAGCGCCGCGATCGACGAGCTCTATCGCACCGCGCACGTTTCCACCTAA
- the scpB gene encoding SMC-Scp complex subunit ScpB — protein MTDEEEQFDLSAMFAEDTGDDGGLSLDRLSATYAEALGGRASPFQEESPDPEKNEPEEESTAEAISRLAEEAVAEDPCELSPTTILEALLFVGNASNDKLTAEKAASVMRGVKPDEIDDLVAQLNRKYEAEGCPYEIAAVGNTYRMSLRNEFRPLREKFYGKVREAKLSQPAIDVLSLVAYNQGATREEVDEMRNKPSGPILTQLVRRRLLRMQPDPEEKRIKRYTTTERFLQLFGLTSLDDLPQPQSLDD, from the coding sequence ATGACCGACGAGGAAGAACAATTCGATCTCTCTGCTATGTTCGCCGAAGATACGGGGGATGATGGTGGTCTATCCCTCGATCGCTTATCGGCGACTTATGCCGAAGCACTCGGAGGCCGGGCCTCTCCGTTTCAAGAGGAATCGCCCGATCCTGAGAAAAATGAGCCAGAGGAAGAATCGACCGCCGAAGCCATCTCGCGTCTCGCGGAAGAAGCGGTTGCGGAAGATCCCTGCGAACTTTCGCCAACGACCATCCTCGAAGCGCTTTTATTTGTCGGAAACGCCTCGAATGACAAGCTAACTGCCGAAAAAGCCGCATCGGTGATGCGGGGCGTGAAGCCGGACGAAATTGACGATCTCGTCGCCCAGCTGAATCGCAAGTACGAAGCGGAAGGATGTCCGTACGAAATCGCCGCCGTCGGTAACACATATCGGATGAGCCTTCGAAATGAATTCCGGCCGCTACGCGAGAAATTTTACGGCAAGGTCCGCGAGGCGAAGTTATCGCAGCCAGCAATCGATGTTCTTTCACTGGTTGCCTACAACCAGGGAGCGACTCGGGAAGAGGTCGATGAAATGCGAAACAAGCCGAGTGGGCCCATTCTGACCCAGTTAGTCCGCCGCCGGCTGTTACGGATGCAGCCCGATCCCGAAGAAAAGCGGATCAAACGCTATACAACGACCGAGCGATTTTTACAGCTGTTTGGGCTGACATCCCTTGATGATTTACCCCAACCACAGAGTCTAGACGATTAA
- the accD gene encoding acetyl-CoA carboxylase, carboxyltransferase subunit beta yields MSMASVTSDIDTQSEDSSKPKKRGVPEGLWQRCPGCQAVIFRKQAEQLLGVCPECDYHWTISAQQRIDQVLDAGTFEEWDANLTSLDPLGFKDKKAYADRIVSEQKRTGLRDAALTGCGMIRARRVAIGVTDSAFIMGSMGSVVGEKLTRLIERATAQDLPLIIISGSGGGARMHEGIYSLMQMAKTTAALARFHEAGGLFISVLTNPTMGGVAASFASLGDLIFAEPQALVGFAGPRTIKATIRIDLPEGFQTSEFLLEHGFVDRIVPRNKLKLEIARSIDYCGK; encoded by the coding sequence ATGAGCATGGCATCCGTCACTTCGGATATCGATACCCAAAGCGAAGATTCCAGCAAGCCGAAGAAGCGTGGCGTACCCGAGGGGTTATGGCAACGCTGTCCTGGCTGCCAGGCCGTGATCTTTCGCAAGCAAGCCGAACAGCTATTGGGCGTCTGTCCTGAGTGTGATTATCACTGGACCATCTCCGCCCAGCAGCGAATCGATCAGGTACTCGACGCCGGGACCTTCGAGGAGTGGGACGCGAACCTCACCTCGCTCGATCCGCTGGGCTTCAAAGATAAGAAAGCATACGCCGACCGTATCGTTTCGGAGCAAAAACGTACCGGCCTGCGCGATGCGGCTTTGACCGGCTGCGGCATGATTCGTGCCCGCCGTGTTGCCATTGGCGTCACCGACAGCGCGTTCATCATGGGAAGTATGGGTAGCGTGGTAGGCGAAAAGCTAACTCGCTTGATCGAGCGAGCCACCGCCCAAGACCTGCCGCTAATTATCATCAGTGGCTCCGGTGGTGGTGCCCGTATGCACGAAGGGATTTACTCCCTGATGCAGATGGCCAAAACGACCGCTGCCTTGGCCAGATTCCATGAAGCTGGTGGATTGTTCATCTCGGTCCTAACCAATCCGACCATGGGTGGTGTAGCAGCTAGCTTTGCCTCGCTGGGGGATTTGATCTTCGCCGAGCCGCAAGCATTGGTCGGATTTGCCGGACCACGTACCATCAAGGCGACCATCCGGATTGATCTCCCGGAAGGTTTTCAGACGAGCGAGTTTTTGCTGGAACACGGTTTTGTCGACCGAATTGTGCCTCGAAATAAGCTAAAGCTCGAGATCGCCCGATCGATCGACTATTGCGGTAAATGA